The window CGCAAGTTCCACTGGCCGCTGGGCCGACGCCCGGATGATCACCCGGGGCTGTCCGACTTGGGTCTGTAATCTCTTACAGATGCAAAAGGCGGGAGCGGGCTTGTTCGCGAAAGTGCTGTGTCAGCGCAGTAGATAGCAACTGACGTGGCGCCTTCGCGGGCAAGCCCGCTCCCACAGTGTTCGGGGTGTTCAGCCCACTGTGGCATTGCGCTTTAGCCTCCCGTTCGCGCACCCATCGATTTTTCTACTCCTGTTGGCCATCGCAAATCCGATCGAACTCACGGCAAACGACCCGGGTCAACCGCCCATACCTGCCATGAGCTCCCGGAGACCGACGATGACCGATTATCCAAAACCACCCTTCCCCGCCCAGGCGCAATCCGTTCCCGGCTCGCAACGCAAAATGGAGCCATACCCCGATTGCGGCGAGCAAAGTTACGTGGGCTCCGGCCGACTCGCCGGCAAGATTGCCCTGATCACCGGCGCAGACAGCGGCATCGGCCGCGCGGTCGCCATCGCGTTCGCCCGCGAAGGCGCGGATGTTGCCGTGGCCTACCTCAACGAACACGAAGACGCCGAGGAAACCGCACGCTGGGTCGAACAGGCCGGACGCCAGTGCCTGTTGCTGCCGGGTGATATCGCGCAAAAAGCGCAGTGCCAGGCCTTGGTCGACAAGACCGTCGAACGCTTCGGGCGCATCGACGTGCTGGTCAACAATGCCGCGTTCCAGATGACCCACGAAAACTTCGAAGAGATTCCCGATGACGAATGGGTGATGACCTTCGACGTCAACATCACCGCGATCTTTCGCTTGTGCCAGGCAGCCCTCAAACATATGCGCCCGGGGTCTTCGATCATCAACACCAGCTCGATCAACTCGGACATGCCCAAACCCACCCTGCTCGCCTACGCCACCACCAAAGGCGCGATCGCCAACTTCACCGGCGGTTTGGCGCAAATGCTCGGGCCCAAGGAAATTCGCGTGAACTGCGTGGCGCCGGGACCGATCTGGACGCCGCTGATCGTTTCGACCATGCCCGATGAAGAGGTGCAGAACTTCGGCGCGCAAACCCCGCTCGGCCGTCCCGGCCAACCGGTGGAAGTGGC of the Pseudomonas sp. Seg1 genome contains:
- a CDS encoding glucose 1-dehydrogenase, which gives rise to MTDYPKPPFPAQAQSVPGSQRKMEPYPDCGEQSYVGSGRLAGKIALITGADSGIGRAVAIAFAREGADVAVAYLNEHEDAEETARWVEQAGRQCLLLPGDIAQKAQCQALVDKTVERFGRIDVLVNNAAFQMTHENFEEIPDDEWVMTFDVNITAIFRLCQAALKHMRPGSSIINTSSINSDMPKPTLLAYATTKGAIANFTGGLAQMLGPKEIRVNCVAPGPIWTPLIVSTMPDEEVQNFGAQTPLGRPGQPVEVAPIYVLLASDEASYITGQRYGVTGGKPML